Within the Planctomycetaceae bacterium genome, the region CCGTTCTGCCAGTTCCACGGCAACGCAGTTCAGCAGAAGCGACCGGGCGGCGAGCCACGTTGTCGAATCTTCCGTTGCCGATTCATCCGTCGCCGGATCCTGCCGAAGTCGAGCATGATTGTCGGAAACGAGCTTTCGGAACGCCCGCAGCGGTGCTTCCAGAAGGTCATCTGCGTCACTGGTCGATGCGTCTGGATCCGGCTGACCAGCCAGCGCCAGACTGTGAATCAGCATGTTCAGAGTCGTTTCGCCAGAACTGGCGTTATGCATTCGCTCGTGCAGCAGAGACCGGATTCCGGCGACGCGACCCAAACCGTCTGACGTCTCCGCGGTGTCATCCGAAGTCGAACTTTCACCGGTTCGACGACCGGTCGCGGCGGCGCTTGCCACCTGCAGCAACAGGTGGTCCGGCAGTTGCCGCAGTTTGGCCGCGAGCTGCGCAGACTGATCCGGTGTGGCACGTTTCACGAGATCCGACAGGTGACCGGTGGCCCACGTTGTCAGCGGAAGGTGCTGACTCAGTCCCGGAGTCGCGACCGATGGCTCGGACGTGGCTGACTTCGTTTCTGCGGGAACATAGTCTTCGGACAGCAGCAGCGATGGTTCCAGCGTCAGGATGTTCAGCAGCGACGCGGCAGCTTCCTCGGACTGTCCGTTGCGAAGCAACTGTCGCGTCTTCAGAACATTGACCTGCAGCACCTCTTCCGGCGAAGTTGCCGTTGCCTGCAATGTGTCAAGGAAGTGTTCAGGGTCACTGACGGCCAGGCGATACCGACATTCGAAGGTGATCCGGTGAACCTGCGGATTTCGCTGATCGGTGTCCTGAATCTGTTCGAGAATTCGCAGGGCTTCCGCCCAGTTGCCGGACGCCGACAGAGCGGTCGCCAGTTCGAGCGGATCGCGCAGGTCGGGGTTCAATTCGTGCGCGGAAAGGCGAAGCATGCGGTCCGGAGCCACGCACAACAGATCCGAACCGATGGCCACCAGATGACCCCAGCCGGGATTCGGCAAAGGCACTCGCAGGGAATCCGCCAGTGTGCCGTCAGCCAGGTTGATGATCGAAATGGAACCATTCACCATCGGCACCAGCAGTTGCTGACCCTGGAGGATTCCACTGCCCGAAGGCAGACTTTCGACGTCCGTATTGAGCCGTTCCCAAATCGGCCGTGCTGTCGCCGGGTCGAAGTTTGTGATCGACTGTCCGGTTCCGATCACCAGGTTACCGGAATCCAGATGCAGCAGCAGGCTGGACGAATTGGCGTCGATGCGGTGTTTCAGTTCACCCGTAACGGGGTCGAAAAAACGGATGTCGTGGCTTTCACGGGGAAACACAATCAGGTGGCCGCCAGCCGGAAAAACGGGAAGCGGTGGCCAGGCACTCGTCAGCGATTCACGCTCGGTGCGAATGAACTGACGTCCGCGGGGAACCGGAATGGGCGGTCCGCCGTCCCGGACCGGTGATTCCAACTGGCAGGCCCACACGGTCGACCGAGTCAGCCGGTCAACGGCGATCAGCCATCCGGTCGTTGTCGGACACCAGATCAGACCGTCATCCACTGCAACCGACGCCGACCAAAGCCGCCGCGCCGGATCGTTGTCGATGGACTGTTCGGGATAGGCCAGCGGAACGGACCAGAGGTGTTCTCCCGTGGCGGCGACCAGGCACGTCAGGCTGATTTCGTCAGCGCGTTCGGTGATGCCGTAAAGCCGGCCACGATCAACGGTGGGAGGTCCGGCAAACCATGCGGTGTCCAGCGGACTTGTTTGATAGCGATCCTCCAGCTGACCGCCTGCTGTCCACACGCGGCGTCCGGAATCTTTTTCCAGAGCGATGAGTTCTGAGCCGCGATAAACGCCGCGGCTGCCGTCTCGCGGAAAGAAGCGTCGTGTGGATGCCGGGGCCGCGGCCTCCGTGCCTTCCGCGACAAGATAGATTCGTTCGCGGTCCATCGTCAGGCGGCACTGGACACCGTCGCGACAGAAAAGGTCGATAAGGGGTGTCTTCTCCAGTTCCGCGAACCGGCTTCTGGCGCTGGCTTCATCGGTTGTCGCCAGCCGGGGATTGTAGATCGTCCGGGTGGCTCGCTGTTCCTGCAACAGCGTTTCGTGGTTTGTGGCGACCGGATAATGCCAGCTCGGCTTCCCGGTGACGCTGTCGATCGCCGCGACACCGTGCATGGTTCGGCGAAAGATCCGGCCATCGTCGATGTCTGCCGTCCACGTTGTCTGCGGCACAATCTTCGCCTGAGCACACGTTACCAGAAAATCGCCGACGGTTTCCTGCAACGGCCGCGACAACGACGTTCGATACTGCCACTGCAGAAATTGGGGTACGTCCCGCTGAGCCGGCTGCGGAGCTTCGGAAGGGAGAGGATCGGGCGAAAGTTCGGGTTCGGCTTTGGCCATTGACGTATCGATCTCGGACAGCATCACCTGAGCGGCCGCTCGAAGCTTCGGATCAATACCGTCGCGATCCAGCTCCCGCGCCCACACTTGAGCAGCCAGCGACTCGCCCCGGTCCCGATGCTGAAACGCAATCAGCAGGCAGGCCTGTTGCGACGCCAGCGTGCCGGGATACTGATGAATCAGTCCGACAAGTTCAGAAAGTTGGCCCTGTTCCACTGCCCGCCGGAATTCCTGCCCGGCGACGGCATCCTGAGTAGCGCGAAACTGTTCCCGCAATTCCGCCGGCAAGCGAAGAAACTCCCGGAACATTGCCCGGTAGAGCGGCAGAAACGGACTGGTGTCGGACTCGCCCGGCACCATCAGGTGCGAATCCGCCGTTCGCAGCCGCTGGAATTCACGCAGCGCCGTCGCGTTGTCATTTCGGGCAATGCTTAGTCGAAGCAGCTCCAGAGCCGCGGAGGTCTTGCGGTCCATCGGCAGTCGCTGCACCAAATCAGAGCGATCCAGGCCGTCGGAATCGTCATTCTCCTCCTGAGGCGCGGCTATCGACGTCTGACACAGCATCAGCGCTACGGCCACGATGGTTGTCAGGACCAGGCCCAGTCGGCTGACGGAAACCACCGCTGCGGATCTGCCGAAGGAAGGTTGTTCAGCAACCGGTGAATTCAAGGCTGACTTCCTCATCTGTTCATCTGAATGTCATTCGGTGCCCGGGTACCTGCGGACGCCCGGCCGATTGTCCGTCACCCTGCTGAGAAGACCGACGGTCGCCGACAGCGAGCGGCCGGGCACGGTGCTTTCCTGACTCAGAGCAATACGAAGGACCGAACGCATTGACTTTCACCGTGGCCAGTATAGACGGACGCCGCAGGACTGCCACAGCGGAACCACTCGGATCGGCACCGGCGGAAGTGTGCGGTCGCCGGACGATCCGAAGTGACGTGGCGACAATCGTCCGCTGCGAGCTCCTCTCGCCGCAGCCTGCAACCGCGCCTACACTGCCAGCATGATTCACGCCGTCTGGAATATTCTGCTGGAACTGTCGCCATGGCTGCTGCTGGGAGCCGTCGTTGCGGGAGTGCTGCACGTGATCGTGCCGGCCGGCTGGCTGAGGAAGCACCTGTCGGGCCGCGGCGGTGTTCTGAAGGCCGTGCTGTTCGGAATTCCGCTGCCGCTGTGTTCTTGCGGCGTGATTCCCGTGGGGTTGGGGCTGAAAAAGGACGGAGCCAGCAATGGTGCCGTTGTCGGATTCCTGATCAGCACACCTCAAACCGGTGTGGATTCCATTCTTGTCAGTGCGTCGATGCTGGGCTGGCCGTTCGCTGTCTTCAAAGTCGCCGCGGCGCTGGTCACGGGTCTGATCGGTGGCCTGTTCGCGGATACCGTCACGACGGAAGTCACGGCGGCTCCGGAGTCATCCCGCGATCCGTCGGGCACCACGTCGAGCGCCTGGCGCCGGTTTCTTGACCACGCGTGGATGCTGATCCATTCCATCTGGTTCTGGCTGACGATTGGAGTGCTGGTTTCCGCGATGATTTCCTGGCTGGTGCCGGAGAACTCGCTGGCGGGCCGGCCCGGGATGACGGGAATTTCGGCCATGCTGCTGACGCTGCTGATTTCCGTCCCGCTTTATGTGTGTGCGACTTCATCCGTGCCGATCGCCGCGGCGCTGGTGGTCAGCGGGCTGCCTGCCGGTGCCGCACTTGTGTTTCTGATGGCAGGGCCGGCAACCAACGTGGCAACGCTGGGAGCCGTCTACCGGACTCTTGGGCCGAAGAGCCTTGCCGTGTATCTGGCGACGATTGTTGTCGGAAGTATCGCCGCAGGTCTGGCCTTCGAATCTGTCGTGGACACGGGTGCCGTGATCAGTGCCATGCACGACCATTCCACCGGCTGGCTGCGAATCGCCTGTGCCGTGCTGCTGCTGGGACTTCTCCTTGTGGCCGCAGCGCAGGACATTCGCCGCTGGCTGCGGCGAAATGAAATGACGCGAAACGCGTCGTCGCAGTCCGTGCAGACGCTGCACGTGGACGGCATGACCTGCAACGGCTGTGCAGCTCGACTTGAACGCGTGCTGCAGTCCGCTGATGGAGTTCGCAGGGCTTCGGTTTCCTTCGATGCTCGCCAGGCAGTCGTGGAAGGTGACGCTTCGCGTCAGGCCCTATGCGAATCGATCGAACGCGCCGGATTCGAAGTCAGGGATGCCTCGGAAGAAGCCGCCGCGAAGAATTGAGCCGCTTCATTCGCACAGCTTTGCAGCGGTCAGAATGGCCTCGATCATCCCCGACGCGTCCGCCGGCGTCGCGGGATTCCAGGCGCGGTCGAATGCTGTTCCGTGAGTCGGACTGGTGCGAATCAAAGGCAGGCCGAGTGTGATGTTCACCGCCGAGTCAAAACCAATCAGTTTGACCGGAATGTGACCCTGGTCGTGGTACATCGCGACCAGTCCGTCAAATTCCCCGGCGACTGCTCGACGAACAAGCGTGTCAACCGGGTACGGGCCTGACACAGGAATGTGCGAATCGGCACAAAGTTGAACGGCGGGAGCGATGACGCGAGGCTCTTCGTCGCCGAATAGTCCATTTTCTCCGCCGTGAGGATTCAGGGAGCAGACTCCGATCGCTCTCCGTTCGCAGCGGATTCGGCGCAGGAATCCGTCCATCAGCCGGACTTTCTCGCAGACGGCCGCCGTCGTCAGCAGTGCCGGGACACTGGCGATGGATGTGTGCAGCGTGACGTGAACGATACTCAACCCGTCTGCGGCCGCGGGACGTGTCGCTGTCCCCGCAGTTAACGAAGGCGCACGGACCAGCGACCGCAGCGGCTGAATCGCAGACTCCGGCAGGTACAACATCATTCCAAACTGATCGACACCGCACTGCTGTGCCAGGATTTCCGTGTGTCCTGGGAAGTGATGGCCCGCCAGATGCAGCGCTTCCTTGTTCAGCGGTGCCGTGGCGATAGCGCTGACCGTGCCCTGCCGTGCCAGCTCAATTGCTGCAATCAGATAGTGAAACGCGGCGTCACCGGCTGCGGCGTTCGCGACACGCGCCGCAGCCGTCAGAGCGGCGTCTCCCGCCGGGTTCCAGCAACCGACGGTGACACGTTCGTCCGTCGGCGCAGGAGCGGTGGCCTTCGCAAGACAGCGCAGGTCGTCTGCACTCGCCGGGCCTGTCGTGATTTCCCGCACGTTAAGGCGATCGGTCAAACCGCACAGATCGGCAGCCCTTCGCAGGATCGCGGGGTGGCCAATCACCACCGGCACTGATGCCGCCGCGACGCGTTTTGAAATGATCGCCCGGACGACAATCTCCGGGCCAATTCCGGACACGTCGCCCAGCGTGACGGCGATCAGCGGACGCGACATCTCTGGATTTCCCAATACCGTTCCTTTCACCAGGGGATTTGATTGGGCCGCGCTGTGGCGATTAACAGCGTCGTTGAGTAGCAGCAGGCCGTTCGAAGTCTATCTCATTGGCAATCGAACACGCATCGCTTGGATCAGCCGGTGACCGGAGCAGGAGCCGATGTCTCTGGGCCGAATCCCTTTCAATCGGGTTCGGCTCGAAGAATTCCCGCCGCAAGAATTGACCGGATGCACCCTTCGCGTTCCGGTCGAACGGGTTCGGAAGCTGAGGCAAACGCTGCCGGATCGGTTCCCCTGATCGCTTGCGAAAACATGCAACGTTGTCCCGCATCTGACTTTACGACGCGCGATTTCCCTTCGGCCGTGCGCTTGAAATTCTTGACCGAAGCTGTCCACCAGATAGAATTGCCGGACGCCTGACGGTCGCCAGCCCGCCAAATCGGTTCATTCCCGGCAACCGGCTCATGAAGATCCGGAGGCTTCCCGCCAGCTTCGACCGTCAGAGACATTCGCGGTATCGCGAACAATCGCCCGGCGTCATTGACCTCGGTAGAGAACGACGATCTCCCGAGTATTGCCGCAAGCGTACGAACTGTGTCGTTTTGGCTCGCGGCGTAACAACGATTGAAAAGCGTCGGCTGCTGCCGCGGCCAACACACGTGATTCGAACTGACACAATTACGCGCTGGAGATGACTTGTGTCCGAAGGATTCGGGGCCGACTTCAAGGAGCAGGTTCGCGCGAACACCAGCCTGGTGGAACTGGTTTCGGAATCCGTCGCCCTGACACCTCGCGGCAGTTCTGACTATGTCGGTCTGTGCCCGTTTCACCCCGACAGAAATCCTTCGTTTCATGTCTATCCGGAACGCCAGTCTTATCGATGCTGGGTGTGCCAAGTAGGTGGTGACTGTTTTACGTGGGTTCAGGAAACGCAGGCCGTCAGTTTTCCCGAAGCTGTCGAGATCCTTGCGAAGCGGGCTAACCTGGAACTGCCTAAACGGACTCGTTCCCAGGCGGCCCGGAATCATGAAAATAACAAGGCAATTCAGTACGAGATCGTGGAATGGGCGATTGGCCTGATGCAGCAGTCGCTGCGGCTGGGAGACGCCGGTCAGATCGCACGCAACTATCTGTCCGGTCGAAAGCTATCGGATGAGACGATTCGAAAATTTCGACTGGGATATCATCCGGAAGACTGGAATTGGTTTCTGAACAAAGCCCGCGGAAAGTATTCCGAAAAGCAACTTCTGAGTGTCGGCCTGATTGGCGAAAAGCAAAGCGGAATGGGCTACTACGACAACCTTGTTGGTCGCGTGGTGTTTCCGATTCTTGACGAAAGAAGCAGACCCGTTGCGTTCGGCGGACGAGTGTTGCCGGGAAGCAACATCGAAAGCCCGGCGAAGTATTGGAACAGTCCGGAAAGCAGCGTTTTTCTGAAGAGGAGAACTCTTTACGCATTCGACCTGGCCAGAGACGCAATTCGTTCCAGCAAAGCTGCAATTGTTGTGGAAGGATACATGGACTGCATTGCCTGTCATCAGGCAGGGGTCACCAACGTTGTGGCCACGCTCGGAACGGCGATGACCGAAGATCACGTCGCATTTTTGAAGAGATTTTCTCAGCGAGTCGTCCTGATTTATGACGGGGATGAGGCGGGTCAGCGGGCCGCAGAACGATCAATTGAGCGTTTTCTGGCGCACGACCTGGACCTTCGTATCCTGACACTGGCCGACGGGCAGGATCCGGCGGATTACCTGGAAAGACATGGAAAGGAAGAATTTGAGTCGCTGATTGATTCCGC harbors:
- a CDS encoding PQQ-binding-like beta-propeller repeat protein, translated to MNSPVAEQPSFGRSAAVVSVSRLGLVLTTIVAVALMLCQTSIAAPQEENDDSDGLDRSDLVQRLPMDRKTSAALELLRLSIARNDNATALREFQRLRTADSHLMVPGESDTSPFLPLYRAMFREFLRLPAELREQFRATQDAVAGQEFRRAVEQGQLSELVGLIHQYPGTLASQQACLLIAFQHRDRGESLAAQVWARELDRDGIDPKLRAAAQVMLSEIDTSMAKAEPELSPDPLPSEAPQPAQRDVPQFLQWQYRTSLSRPLQETVGDFLVTCAQAKIVPQTTWTADIDDGRIFRRTMHGVAAIDSVTGKPSWHYPVATNHETLLQEQRATRTIYNPRLATTDEASARSRFAELEKTPLIDLFCRDGVQCRLTMDRERIYLVAEGTEAAAPASTRRFFPRDGSRGVYRGSELIALEKDSGRRVWTAGGQLEDRYQTSPLDTAWFAGPPTVDRGRLYGITERADEISLTCLVAATGEHLWSVPLAYPEQSIDNDPARRLWSASVAVDDGLIWCPTTTGWLIAVDRLTRSTVWACQLESPVRDGGPPIPVPRGRQFIRTERESLTSAWPPLPVFPAGGHLIVFPRESHDIRFFDPVTGELKHRIDANSSSLLLHLDSGNLVIGTGQSITNFDPATARPIWERLNTDVESLPSGSGILQGQQLLVPMVNGSISIINLADGTLADSLRVPLPNPGWGHLVAIGSDLLCVAPDRMLRLSAHELNPDLRDPLELATALSASGNWAEALRILEQIQDTDQRNPQVHRITFECRYRLAVSDPEHFLDTLQATATSPEEVLQVNVLKTRQLLRNGQSEEAAASLLNILTLEPSLLLSEDYVPAETKSATSEPSVATPGLSQHLPLTTWATGHLSDLVKRATPDQSAQLAAKLRQLPDHLLLQVASAAATGRRTGESSTSDDTAETSDGLGRVAGIRSLLHERMHNASSGETTLNMLIHSLALAGQPDPDASTSDADDLLEAPLRAFRKLVSDNHARLRQDPATDESATEDSTTWLAARSLLLNCVAVELAERWHRPLSDFDPAADSPVEHNDVASRLLTRDELSQRFRQAVRDQWNQWPDRRYEMLPFAQPSGINGPASDISPGSADDPFLRHYEWSVLAEPSRLRATVVADPDRANWIVPASLGVHSWYTSAVESIQRCGSVLLVQTNTGITAISVLDQRVLWSRSHNRQSRILVTVGPAEHQFTDFDISQRQQPGTQSMGVLTVIPAGSRHVCLRFGNELEVVNLLTGQSLWSLACDRPFQQAVATERLLFLTSAVHRDGWCFRLADGAAVASELSAETLVRTMAAAGDSLVVWRTKTDSKNGPLVEWIDPETQHVNRSLSLSESQQFHFVDDNTLVGMSDNQSMQVINLQTGDRNSASFAPTDQQAASDDEDDADPSPKLWTADRMFVVADPLTWYVTNSPTGNVRRLRQPFDQRGESFAGGIRAVDRQSGTVRWVVDENTSGVVATDQPGLPVIVIVHNEDTPGPLPQRQFSGTGFRGIRKMSGSRLFDGVIPTRFNIAAAWVSTDRHHALNIEVYGNQVRLEPKGTSSIKTPDVKGQPGDTD
- a CDS encoding permease codes for the protein MIHAVWNILLELSPWLLLGAVVAGVLHVIVPAGWLRKHLSGRGGVLKAVLFGIPLPLCSCGVIPVGLGLKKDGASNGAVVGFLISTPQTGVDSILVSASMLGWPFAVFKVAAALVTGLIGGLFADTVTTEVTAAPESSRDPSGTTSSAWRRFLDHAWMLIHSIWFWLTIGVLVSAMISWLVPENSLAGRPGMTGISAMLLTLLISVPLYVCATSSVPIAAALVVSGLPAGAALVFLMAGPATNVATLGAVYRTLGPKSLAVYLATIVVGSIAAGLAFESVVDTGAVISAMHDHSTGWLRIACAVLLLGLLLVAAAQDIRRWLRRNEMTRNASSQSVQTLHVDGMTCNGCAARLERVLQSADGVRRASVSFDARQAVVEGDASRQALCESIERAGFEVRDASEEAAAKN
- the pdxA gene encoding 4-hydroxythreonine-4-phosphate dehydrogenase PdxA; this translates as MSRPLIAVTLGDVSGIGPEIVVRAIISKRVAAASVPVVIGHPAILRRAADLCGLTDRLNVREITTGPASADDLRCLAKATAPAPTDERVTVGCWNPAGDAALTAAARVANAAAGDAAFHYLIAAIELARQGTVSAIATAPLNKEALHLAGHHFPGHTEILAQQCGVDQFGMMLYLPESAIQPLRSLVRAPSLTAGTATRPAAADGLSIVHVTLHTSIASVPALLTTAAVCEKVRLMDGFLRRIRCERRAIGVCSLNPHGGENGLFGDEEPRVIAPAVQLCADSHIPVSGPYPVDTLVRRAVAGEFDGLVAMYHDQGHIPVKLIGFDSAVNITLGLPLIRTSPTHGTAFDRAWNPATPADASGMIEAILTAAKLCE
- the dnaG gene encoding DNA primase — encoded protein: MSEGFGADFKEQVRANTSLVELVSESVALTPRGSSDYVGLCPFHPDRNPSFHVYPERQSYRCWVCQVGGDCFTWVQETQAVSFPEAVEILAKRANLELPKRTRSQAARNHENNKAIQYEIVEWAIGLMQQSLRLGDAGQIARNYLSGRKLSDETIRKFRLGYHPEDWNWFLNKARGKYSEKQLLSVGLIGEKQSGMGYYDNLVGRVVFPILDERSRPVAFGGRVLPGSNIESPAKYWNSPESSVFLKRRTLYAFDLARDAIRSSKAAIVVEGYMDCIACHQAGVTNVVATLGTAMTEDHVAFLKRFSQRVVLIYDGDEAGQRAAERSIERFLAHDLDLRILTLADGQDPADYLERHGKEEFESLIDSAQEAWEYKLQSLKRRYDLDSVSGRQQILQQMLQMLASAPGLQGTVREDLIIRKLCWKIQVDEMTLRQTLAEQRRQKSRTAFRRVSEDTALSEASAPVQPKTREDHAEREILEIILSCPEHTDYIRHHIGVDDFRIDQHRRLLEMCFDLVAEAGELPEIHRVVEAAESDSGLIGLINTLFDSAREKELPKLMTEQLPGDGNGGGIPVPLHLERVLHPLLQRREKVQILLSKQKMAQTNPSASDMNSDTRDALRRITSVRKTQPGNDVPRFK